The Pseudomonas fluorescens nucleotide sequence CCCGGGGCAGAAGTTGCTGTTCTGGACCTTGTTGCTGTGCATGCTGGTGCTGCTGATCAGCGGCGTGGTGATCTGGCGCGCCTACTTCAGCAGCTACTTCGGCATCGGCTCGATTCGCCTGGCAACCCTGCTGCATGCCCTGGCGGCGTTCGTGCTGGTGCTGAGCATCATCGTCCACATCTATGCCGGCATCTGGATCAAGGGTTCGGTCAGCGCCATGCTGCATGGCTGGGTCAGCCGTGCCTGGGCGAAAAAGCATCATGAGCTATGGTATCGGGACGTAACCGGCGACAAGCAGCCGGAGCCGCCGATCAACAAAAAAGGATGAGCGCTTGAGCA carries:
- a CDS encoding formate dehydrogenase subunit gamma, which encodes MNDKPILRYNANERTNHWLVAILFIMAALSGLALFHPALFWLSHLFGGGPWTRILHPFMGVLMFVFFLGLVLRFWRANYFIANDRLWLKRIDRVMRNEEEGVPPIGKYNPGQKLLFWTLLLCMLVLLISGVVIWRAYFSSYFGIGSIRLATLLHALAAFVLVLSIIVHIYAGIWIKGSVSAMLHGWVSRAWAKKHHELWYRDVTGDKQPEPPINKKG